Proteins found in one Patescibacteria group bacterium genomic segment:
- a CDS encoding Hsp20/alpha crystallin family protein, whose product MSKKIKRNFWAKISRLDEDLLAKQGQEIKTIKQEVERKIIEKEKAWFSETSEGRLSLDIYQDKNNNIVVKSALAGVNPDDLEIIIDKDILTIKGERKNEELIEPKNYFHQECFWGKFSRTVILPNEVKIEGVKANFKNGILTITLPKKEETVSSKILKIKK is encoded by the coding sequence ATGAGTAAAAAAATAAAAAGAAATTTTTGGGCTAAAATTTCTCGTCTTGACGAAGATTTGTTGGCAAAGCAAGGTCAGGAAATAAAAACAATTAAACAGGAAGTTGAACGAAAAATTATTGAAAAAGAGAAGGCTTGGTTTTCTGAAACTTCGGAGGGAAGACTTTCTTTGGACATTTATCAAGATAAAAATAATAATATTGTCGTTAAATCGGCCTTGGCTGGTGTCAATCCCGATGATTTAGAAATTATTATTGATAAAGATATTTTAACCATCAAAGGAGAGAGAAAAAATGAAGAACTAATAGAGCCGAAAAATTATTTTCATCAAGAATGTTTTTGGGGCAAATTTTCAAGAACCGTTATTCTGCCAAACGAGGTCAAAATTGAAGGAGTAAAGGCAAATTTTAAAAATGGCATTTTAACTATTACTTTGCCGAAAAAAGAGGAAACGGTCAGTTCAAAAATACTAAAAATAAAAAAATGA
- a CDS encoding MgtC/SapB family protein, with protein sequence MLSLFQIILRLILSLIFGGLIFWLHQKKEKVVDVKIYPLISLGATCLALFSLKIFFNLYSKIDLAFLPAVLILGIFLCGRILRKEGLGKEVITSLVLLLLTSLIGLMIGFGFYELAIFSTLFFLIFSFLSRHLKL encoded by the coding sequence ATGTTATCTCTCTTTCAGATTATCCTTCGTCTAATTCTTTCTTTAATTTTTGGTGGTCTCATTTTTTGGCTTCATCAGAAAAAAGAAAAGGTTGTGGATGTAAAAATTTATCCTTTGATTTCTTTAGGGGCTACTTGTCTTGCTCTTTTTTCTTTAAAAATCTTTTTTAATCTCTACTCAAAAATTGATCTTGCATTTTTGCCAGCTGTTTTAATTTTGGGTATTTTCCTTTGTGGTCGAATTTTAAGGAAAGAAGGGTTAGGTAAAGAAGTAATAACCAGCTTAGTTTTGCTTTTATTAACTTCTTTAATTGGCTTAATGATTGGCTTTGGTTTTTATGAATTAGCTATTTTTTCTACCCTATTCTTTTTAATTTTTTCTTTTCTTTCTAGACATCTTAAATTATGA